The following are from one region of the Arachis duranensis cultivar V14167 chromosome 10, aradu.V14167.gnm2.J7QH, whole genome shotgun sequence genome:
- the LOC107469649 gene encoding heptahelical transmembrane protein 4-like, translating to MFCLLASSVCHLLSCHSERISYIRLRLDYAGIAALISTSFYPPVYYSFMCYPFFCNLYLGFITILGIATILVSLLPVFQSPEFRTIRASLFFGMGLSGAGPILHKLYLFWGEPEVFHTTGYELLMGAFYGIGALIYATRIPERWMPGKFDIAGHSHQLFHIFVVAGAYTHYRAGLVYLRWRDLRGC from the coding sequence ATGTTTTGCTTGCTAGCTAGCAGTGTCTGCCATCTACTCTCTTGCCACTCCGAGCGCATATCTTACATTAGGCTCAGGCTCGACTATGCTGGCATTGCAGCCCTGATATCTACCTCATTCTATCCCCCAGTATATTACTCTTTTATGTGTTATCCATTCTTCTGCAACCTTTACTTGGGATTCATTACCATATTGGGAATCGCCACTATCTTGGTTTCTCTCCTTCCAGTCTTTCAAAGTCCAGAATTCCGCACCATCCGGGCATCCCTCTTTTTTGGGATGGGTTTGTCTGGTGCAGGACCTATACTGCACAAGCTGTATTTGTTCTGGGGTGAGCCTGAGGTATTCCATACAACAGGTTATGAGCTTCTGATGGGTGCTTTCTATGGTATTGGAGCACTGATCTATGCCACCAGGATTCCGGAACGGTGGATGCCTGGGAAATTTGACATTGCTGGACACAGTCACCAGTTGTTTCATATATTCGTCGTGGCTGGGGCGTATACTCATTATCGTGCTGGATTGGTTTATCTCAGGTGGCGTGACCTTAGGGGTTGCTGA
- the LOC107469653 gene encoding LIM domain-containing protein WLIM2b, whose translation MSFIGTQQKCKACEKTVYPVDQLSADGTAYHKACFRCSHCKGTLKLSNYSSMEGVLYCKPHYEQLFKETGSFTKNFQSSAKLADKATPELTRSPSKAASMFSGTQEKCATCGKTAYPLEKVTVEGQAYHKSCFKCSHGGCPITPSNYAALEGILYCKHHFSQLFKEKGSYNHLVKSASIKRAATSVPDS comes from the exons ATGTCTTTCATTGGCACCCAGCAAAAGTGCAAGGCTTGTGAGAAAACTGTGTACCCTGTTGATCAGTTATCTGCTGATGGCACTGCATACCATAAAGCTTGTTTTAGATGCTCTCATTGCAAGGGAACTTTAaag CTGAGCAACTATTCATCAATGGAAGGTGTCCTATACTGTAAGCCTCATTACGAGCAGCTCTTCAAGGAGACGGGCTCGTTCACCAAGAATTTCCAGTCAT CTGCTAAGTTAGCTGACAAGGCAACTCCCGAGCTG ACAAGGTCCCCTAGTAAAGCTGCTAGCATGTTTTCTGGGACACAAGAAAAGTGCGCTACATGTGGCAAAACTGCTTATCCGTTGGAAAAG GTAACAGTGGAAGGGCAGGCATATCACAAATCATGTTTCAAGTGTTCTCACGGCGGCTGTCCCATAACGCCGTCGAATTACGCAGCCCTCGAGGGCATTTTGTATTGCAAGCACCATTTCTCCCAGCTTTTTAAGGAGAAAGGCAGCTATAACCATCTTGTTAAGTCAGCATCGATCAAACGGGCAGCGACCTCTGTTCCAGATTCTTAA